From a region of the Podospora pseudopauciseta strain CBS 411.78 chromosome 7 map unlocalized CBS411.78m_7, whole genome shotgun sequence genome:
- a CDS encoding uncharacterized protein (COG:O; EggNog:ENOG503Q49G) yields MIRLRLFYATLEILSTADTSEIKKAYKSLCLRYHPDKNLSTQARATREFQKLQGAYNVLIDPEERSSYDDKVLQTYMRWLECRMERITSCLACETDLDTAQKTELSALEDLQTHLQLELGSVTKLITNSKSPSSVRTLSDIRICRDGGLNKAKERFQIAAPEAASETVMKQRTMELERQNLKLVNTATLLNTARAQLISKDMTLKTLGAENTKLKKMVSDYNNSMGILETSFQKVEETTNNLAIGALL; encoded by the exons ATGATCCGCCTACGATTATTTTACGCCACGCTTGAAATCCTGTCGACAGCCGACACATCTGAAATCAAGAAAGCTTATAAAAGTCTCTGTCTTCGTTATCATCCGGACAAAAATCTGAGTACCCAAGCCAGAGCGACCCGAGAGTTCCAAAAG CTTCAAGGTGCCTATAACGTCCTGATTGATCCAGAGGAGCGTTCGTCATACGATGATAAAGTCCTCCAGACCTACATGCGGTGGCTTGAGTGCAGAATGGAACGCATCACGTCTTGCCTGGCCTGTGAAACCGACCTCGACACAGCGCAGAAGACAGAGCTTTCGGCTCTTGAAGATCTTCAAACCCACCTTCAACTCGAGTTAGGCAGTGTTACCAAGTTGATCACAAACAGCAAGAGTCCTTCTTCAGTTCGCACCCTAAGTGACATTCGGATATGCAGAGACGGCGGGCTCAACAAAGCTAAGGAACGGTTCCAAATTGCTGCCCCGGAAGCCGCTTC GGAAACAGTGATGAAGCAACGGACTATGGAGCTGGAAAGGCAAAACTTGAAGCTGGTCAACACAGCTACCCTCCTGAATACTGCAAGGGCTCAGCTGATCAGCAAGGACATGACACTCAAGACACTTGGCGCCGAGAACACAAAGCTCAAGAAGATGGTGTCGGATTACAACAACAGTATGGGCATACTTGAGACTAGCTTTCAGAAGGTCGAGGAGACTACCAACAACTTGGCGATTGGAGCGCTGCTTTAG